A window of the Phycisphaerae bacterium genome harbors these coding sequences:
- the secG gene encoding preprotein translocase subunit SecG: MQILASGTTWVHLLVTTMFVGICTLLIIVVLLQKGRGGGLAGAFGGAGGHSAFGAKTGDVFTWITVGLTAAFILASILGNYYFVPVTGASVTTPVVAPVGAPQDSGDASDEAAPAEKTPTTQPG, encoded by the coding sequence ATGCAGATTCTGGCTTCAGGGACCACGTGGGTGCACCTGCTCGTCACGACCATGTTCGTGGGCATCTGTACTCTGCTGATCATCGTCGTCCTGCTCCAGAAGGGCCGGGGCGGCGGACTGGCCGGGGCCTTCGGCGGTGCGGGCGGCCACAGCGCGTTCGGCGCCAAGACCGGCGACGTGTTCACCTGGATCACCGTCGGCTTGACCGCAGCCTTCATCCTGGCGTCGATTCTCGGCAACTACTACTTCGTCCCCGTCACCGGAGCGTCCGTGACCACGCCGGTCGTGGCCCCCGTCGGGGCGCCGCAGGACAGCGGCGATGCGTCGGACGAGGCGGCACCAGCCGAGAA